Proteins encoded in a region of the Acipenser ruthenus chromosome 54, fAciRut3.2 maternal haplotype, whole genome shotgun sequence genome:
- the LOC117398017 gene encoding up-regulator of cell proliferation-like has product MSASAKNKDHANENKKLDELLLKLGLTSKLTLGAVLEISPQSVTDQPIQSLKDLPSHFLKRLMMVNVTARSSECPDAMNRTKTAAKPPDLDSIFDGLCSNDNCDDNRINPLDLITALFLSADSFLQQEMLSKMSMCQFAVPLLLPDCSTSQCTLMLWAMRDIVKEWRPHSLAETKGFVEDSIVSTAMPMISFVRLGDCSLSKSQILNQVLSNHQQYHDFFIHRNMGCGDVSREISNGLVETSWYLPCGNKNVDIFSEPIAIATLRGDICSFETQFSFLVQTSSAVFVFFDSIEENEYRLLASLKNTKAQLILVLNNTQNTNLTTVKKLAAELKLDANNILIKGKQMNDAEFTNNLRKAMKGIVQSKPNMVRTEDMSATALELGISVDEECTECQNAKKSAKEITAQIGKIIKIPQYKDEKLTLQGQPWKNLAKLEKEECRLEDAGDQNLEQYKSQLQEEKQKLRQEQSKCRTPKAMEKFIKAIANSNKRERAYFLKWMRLNLDGIARKELSLLRKEYKEKCTDLTDQKNKRAIEDLDQKILKSSLGMEHFMREIGQIYEAACSLPDNAESRQQFQHLPSVVADLLLDGFPLELVDGDASNIPVRWVTDVLTELHRKVQPKSRLLVVTVLGVQSTGKSTLLNTMFGVQFAVSSGRCTRGAFMLLIRVKEDLKEELNCDFILLIDTEGLKSPELAELEDSYEHDNELATLVVGLSDITIVNIAMENSTEMKDILQIVVHAFLRMKIVGKKPKCQFVHQNVGGVSAHNKNMTERKHLLKHLNEMTEIAAKMEKQQSVSKFTDVMEYDAENSNWYIPGLWHGIPPMAPVNTGYSEAVYEFKKSLFEVLKHCKDDQPPAHITEFLEWMESLWKSVKYENFIFSFRNTLVADAYNDLCIAFSKWEWSFRKHMFSWAAEAEVRISNFKSNQPTNLTDLLRYLRLEATQELASEEKKISDQLAEYYKKKERHVRLVEKYREDFRNSIKSLTKETDNAIRNTLDKAMAIKKGMTKLKDIHETDTAAIERKVLDVLKDCRERGVDLSDTQLDEEFENMWRETMYELNIKAMDKKDVASNVFKQLRTNLERQGSAVQEQLNNVKDFTKCGVTAFEVHDKNHFQKCSFFKRVLNVFKNTIKQTEEMANNLIGQCKDYVSKQKERKTDYHDIYTRELLVMIDETLEETNNKKLKTNPAFEVELKLHICGFAAKGFQQMHEQFLMENNPEQQLEKFKTQYKSTFVDLYHKKDQRQKKAKEFVNLCLTPAVREYVHRTLGIEIVDAILTGGESVKYSSRSFFQFTILKQLLTEGNVSSYVRYTNSYKYFVKECILDRIICHFTKDASIGDLEIKCLDVITTKIEQAVKTAQTGKDNAALPNDSKGTSIFIENICSILSKDIVIPQDTLGGITFQITAKYEEFVTDLQTFLKEMNKLLRAEFSKGCKIEEKLKNLPFKPQDELFKRVFGCGEQCPFCKVPCEAGGKEHREHHASVHRPQGLGMCSYEGSEKLVETICTTDVYSENKFKNIDIEGKAHPYKDYRRFYPDWNIAPDASIEASDYWKYILTTFNEQFAKEFNAQPADIPKQWKSITKKQALKSLQELFNVK; this is encoded by the exons ATGTCAGCCAGTGCCAAAAACAAGGACCATGCAAACGAAA ACAAAAAACTGGATGAACTGCTGCTCAAGTTAGGACTGACAAGCAAACTCACATTAGGTGCTGTCCTTGAGATCAGCCCACAGAGTGTGACAGATCAACCAATCCAGTCCCTAAAAGATCTTCCCAGTCACTTTCTGAAAAGACTGATGATGGTGAATGTGACAGCTAGAAGTAGTGAGTGTCCGGATGCCATGAACAGGACAAAAACAGCCGCAAAACCTCCGGACCTTGACAGTATTTTTGACGGTTTGTGCAGTAATGATAATTGTGACGACAATCGAATCAATCCGCTGGATCTCATCACAGCTCTCTTCCTGTCCGCCGACAGCTTCCTGCAGCAGGAAATGCTGTCAAAAATGTCGATGTGTCAGTTTGCTGTACCTCTCTTGCTCCCTGACTGCAGCACCAGTCAGTGTACATTAATGCTGTGGGCCATGCGAGACATTGTGAAGGAGTGGAGACCCCACTCACTAGCAGAGACAAAAGGGTTTGTAGAAGACAGTATAGTCAGCACTGCCATGCCAATGATCTCTTTTGTTAGGCTGGGTGACTGCAGTTTATCAAAGTCTCAAATTCTGAATCAGGTTCTCAGTAACCACCAGCAGTACCATGACTTCTTCATCCATCGCAATATGGGGTGTGGGGATGTTTCACGAGAGATTTCAAATGGTTTAGTTGAGACCAGTTGGTACCTTCCTTGCGGTAACAAAAATGTAGACATCTTTTCAGAACCCATAGCTATTGCTACACTCCGAGGAGACATATGCTCCTTTGAGACACAGTTCAGCTTTTTAGTGCAAACATCATcagctgtttttgtgttttttgatagCATAGAAGAGAATGAGTACAGGTTACTGGCATCACTGAAGAATACCAAAGCACAGCTGATTCTGGTTCTTAATAACACTCAGAATACAAATCTTACCACTGTGAAAAAACTGGCTGCAGAGTTAAAATTAGATGCAAATAATATCCTAATTAAGGGCAAACAGATGAATGATGCAGAGTTTACTAATAACCTACGCAAGGCCATGAAGGGCATTGTGCAAAGCAAGCCAAATATGGTGCGAACAGAAGACATGTCTGCAACAGCACTCGAATTAGGCATTTCTGTTGATGAAGAGTGTACTGAATGTCAAAATGCAAAGAAAAGTGCCAAAGAAATTACTGCTCAAATTGGCAAAATAATAAAGATCCCTCAATACAAGGATGAAAAGCTAACTTTGCAAGGTCAACCTTGGAAGAATCTGGCAAAATTAGAAAAAGAGGAGTGTAGACTAGAAGACGCAGGAGACCAGAATCTTGAACAATATAAGTCTCAGCTGCAGGAGGAAAAACAGAAACTACGACAAGAACAAAGCAAGTGCAGGACTCCTAAAGCAATGGAGAAATTTATCAAGGCAATAGCCAACtcaaacaaaagagaaagagcCTATTTCCTGAAGTGGATGAGGCTGAACTTGGATGGTATTGCACGAAAAGAACTCTCTCTACTCCGTAAGGAATATAAAGAAAAATGTACAGATTTAACAGATCAAAAAAATAAACGTGCAATTGAAGACTTGGaccaaaaaatattaaaaagttcCCTTGGAATGGAACATTTCATGCGTGAAATTGGACAGATTTATGAAGCAGCGTGCTCCCTTCCTGACAATGCTGAATCTCGCCAGCAGTTTCAACATCTTCCCAGCGTTGTGGCTGATCTGCTGTTGGATGGCTTCCCTCTTGAGCTGGTGGATGGAGATGCATCAAATATCCCTGTAAGGTGGGTGACTGATGTCCTAACTGAGCTCCACAGGAAAGTCCAACCCAAGAGCAGGCTGCTGGTTGTAACAGTGCTGGGAGTCCAAAGCACTGGGAAGTCTACCCTCCTCAACACAATGTTTGGGGTTCAGTTTGCAGTTAGCAGTGGCAGATGCACAAGAGGAGCCTTCATGCTGTTAATCAGAGTCAAAGAGGATCTTAAAGAAGAGCTGAACTGTGATTTTATCTTGTTAATCGACACTGAAGGTCTAAAATCTCCAGAACTGGCAGAACTAGAAGACAGCTACGAACATGACAATGAGCTTGCAACACTGGTTGTAGGTTTGAGTGACATCACCATAGTAAACATTGCAATGGAGAACTCCACAGAGATGAAGGATATCCTGCAGATCGTGGTGCACGCCTTTCTTAGAATGAAAATAGTGGGGAAGAAGCCGAAGTGCCAGTTTGTGCACCAGAATGTCGGGGGGGTGTCTGCTCACAACAAAAACATGACAGAAAGGAAGCATCTTTTGAAGCATCTTAATGAGATGACAGAGATAGCCGCCAAAATGGAGAAGCAACAATCTGTCAGTAAATTCACTGACGTTATGGAGTACGATGCAGAGAACAGTAACTGGTACATCCCTGGCCTGTGGCATGGCATTCCACCGATGGCACCAGTGAACACAGGCTACAGTGAAGCTGTGTATGAGTTCAAGAAGAGTCTGTTTGAGGTTTTAAAACACTGCAAAGACGATCAGCCTCCTGCACATATTACAGAGTTCCTGGAGTGGATGGAAAGCTTGTGGAAATCTGTTAAATATGAGAATTTCATTTTCAGCTTCAGAAATACACTGGTGGCTGATGCTTACAATGACCTCTGCATTGCATTTTCTAAATGGGAATGGTCCTTCCGAAAACACATGTTTTCATGGGCGGCAGAGGCAGAGGTGCGCATTTCTAACTTCAAGAGTAACCAGCCTACAAACCTCACTGATTTACTGAGATATTTACGATTAGAGGCAACTCAGGAACTGGCAtctgaagaaaagaaaatcagtGACCAACTGGCTGAATACTACAAGAAAAAGGAAAGACATGTTCGTCTTGTGGAAAAATACAGAGAAGACTTTAGGAACAGCATTAAAAGTCTTACAAAAGAAACTGATAATGCTATTCGTAACACACTGGACAAAGCCATGGCAATTAAAAAAGGAATGACAAAGTTAAAAGATATTCATGAAACGGATACTGCAGCAATTGAACGGAAAGTACTGGACGTGCTGAAAGACTGTAGGGAGAGGGGTGTAGACTTATCTGATACGCAGCTGGATGAAGAATTTGAAAATATGTGGCGGGAGACCATGTATGAACTCAACATCAAGGCAATGGACAAGAAAGATGTTGCATCAAATGTCTTTAAGCAACTGAGAACCAATTTAGAGAGACAGGGCAGCGCAGTTCAGGAACAGTTAAATAACGTGAAGGATTTTACGAAATGTGGAGTAACAGCTTTTGAGGTGCATGATAAGAATCACTTccagaaatgttctttttttaaaagagtgctaaatgttttcaaaaacaccataaaacagaCAGAAGAGATGGCAAACAATTTAATTGGACAGTGCAAAGATTATgtttcaaaacaaaaagaaagaaagacagattACCATGACATTTACACCAGAGAGTTGCTCGTAATGATAGATGAAACACTGGAGGAGACGAATAATAAGAAACTCAAAACCAATCCAGCTTTTGAAGTCGAATTAAAGCTGCATATCTGTGGTTTTGCCGCAAAGGGATTTCAGCAGATGCATGAACAGTTCCTCATGGAGAACAACCCTGAGCAACAGCTGGAAAAGTTTAAAACTCAGTACAAATCAACATTCGTAGATCTTTATCATAAAAAGGATCAACGCCAAAAGAAAGCAAAGGAATTTGTCAATCTCTGCCTCACACCTGCAGTAAGAGAATATGTTCACAGAACTCTCGGGATTGAAATTGTAGATGCAATTCTGACTGGTGGAGAATCTGTGAAATACAGCTCCCGGTCCTTCTTCCAGTTCACCATTCTAAAGCAGCTGTTGACTGAAGGAAACGTTAGTAGCTACGTGCGATACACTAACAGCTACAAGTATTTTGTCAAGGAGTGTATTTTGGATCGCATCATCTGCCACTTTACAAAAGACGCTTCCATTGGTGATTTAGAAATCAAATGTCTTGACGTGATAACAACGAAAATAGAACAAGCTGTCAAAACCGCACAAACAGGGAAAGATAACGCAGCCCTCCCTAACGACAGCAAAGGCACATCGATATTCATTGAAAACATCTGCAGCATTCTGAGCAAAGATATTGTGATTCCCCAGGACACGTTGGGAGGAATTACTTTCCAGATCACGGCAAAGTATGAAGAGTTTGTGACGGATCTTCAGACTTTTCTGAAGGAAATGAACAAATTGTTACGCGCCGAATTTTCTAAGGGATGCAAAATTGAGGAGAAACTTAAAAATCTACCCTTCAAGCCGCAGGACGAGCTGTTCAAGAGGGTGTTTGGCTGTGGGGAGCAGTGTCCGTTCTGTAAGGTCCCCTGTGAGGCAGGAGGCAAGGAGCACAGAGAACACCACGCATCCGTGCATCGACCACAAGGGCTGGGTATGTGCAGCTATGAAGGATCTGAGAAACTAGTCGAAACGATATGTACAACCGATGTGTATAGTGAAAATAAATTTAAGAATATTGACATAGAGGGGAAGGCTCATCCCTATAAAGACTATCGGAGATTCTACCCTGACTGGAACATTGCCCCCGATGCCAGTATTGAAGCCTCTGACTACTGGAAGTACATCCTGACTACATTTAATGAACAATTTGCAAAGGAGTTTAATGCACAGCCTGCTGATATCCCTAAGCAATGGAAAAGCATAACAAAGAAACAAGCACTGAAGAGTTTGCAGGAATTGTTCAACGTCAAATAA